One stretch of Pontiella desulfatans DNA includes these proteins:
- a CDS encoding radical SAM protein, protein MALDFSKHPCFNPDVKGKFGRVHLPVAPKCNIQCGYCNRKYDCVNESRPGVTSNVLSPGQALYYVNDLVESGKPISVVGIAGPGDPFANPEQTMETLRLIRKRHPDMLLCVSTNGLGVGPYIAELAALEVSHITITMNAIDPEIGAKVYSWVREDKKPLRGLEAAELLLQRQIQAMKAIKAHGITLKINTILIPGVNDEHLDAVASFAKSEGADLHNIIPLCPVEGTKFEDFEEPTPAQIHAARDIAGQYMPQMTHCQRCRADACGLLAEGTTQETLNLIEKAANAPINPDEERPYVAIATREGVLVSQHLGEAGNVHVYEQINGQTQPVEIRTLPTKGGGDERWAEVGSILQDCRAILVSGIGPKPTRILRDSGIKVVVMEGLIEEALERIYAGEEIRAPIRPTKCGEKCAGDGGGCG, encoded by the coding sequence ATGGCCCTCGATTTTTCAAAACACCCCTGCTTCAACCCGGACGTAAAAGGCAAGTTCGGCCGCGTGCACCTGCCGGTGGCACCGAAGTGCAACATCCAGTGCGGCTACTGCAACCGCAAATACGACTGCGTGAACGAAAGCCGCCCGGGTGTTACCTCCAACGTGCTCTCGCCCGGCCAGGCGCTCTACTACGTCAACGACCTCGTCGAGTCCGGCAAGCCGATCTCCGTGGTTGGCATTGCCGGCCCCGGCGACCCGTTCGCCAATCCGGAGCAGACGATGGAAACCCTGCGCCTGATCCGCAAGCGCCATCCCGACATGCTGCTGTGCGTTTCCACCAACGGCCTGGGCGTCGGCCCCTACATCGCGGAGCTGGCCGCACTGGAAGTGAGCCACATCACCATCACCATGAACGCGATTGATCCGGAGATTGGCGCCAAGGTCTATAGCTGGGTGCGCGAGGATAAAAAACCGCTGCGGGGGCTGGAAGCCGCCGAGCTGCTGCTGCAGCGCCAGATCCAGGCGATGAAAGCGATCAAGGCGCACGGCATCACGCTCAAGATCAACACCATCCTGATCCCCGGCGTGAACGACGAGCATCTCGACGCCGTTGCCTCCTTCGCCAAATCCGAAGGGGCCGACCTGCACAACATCATCCCGCTCTGCCCGGTCGAGGGTACCAAGTTCGAGGATTTCGAGGAACCCACCCCGGCGCAGATCCACGCCGCGCGCGACATTGCCGGCCAATACATGCCACAGATGACGCACTGCCAGCGTTGCCGGGCCGATGCCTGCGGCCTGCTGGCCGAGGGCACCACGCAGGAAACCCTCAACTTGATCGAGAAAGCCGCCAATGCCCCGATCAACCCGGACGAGGAACGGCCCTATGTCGCCATCGCCACCCGCGAAGGCGTGCTGGTGAGCCAGCATCTGGGCGAAGCCGGCAACGTGCACGTCTACGAACAAATCAACGGCCAGACCCAGCCGGTGGAAATCCGCACCCTGCCCACCAAAGGCGGAGGCGATGAACGCTGGGCGGAGGTCGGCTCCATCCTGCAAGACTGCCGCGCCATCCTCGTCTCGGGCATCGGCCCCAAGCCCACCCGCATCCTGCGCGACTCCGGCATCAAGGTGGTTGTGATG
- a CDS encoding nitrogenase component 1 has protein sequence MSCECGKTCAPVDSPANACTAADKAKCGCGPAPADKPLTGKNFTATRNACKLCAPLGASLAFRGIEGCLPFLHGSQGCATYIRRYMISHFREPMDIASSSFGEESVVFGGRQNLFDGLKHVIEGYHPQVIGIATTCLAETIGDDVDMYVKEFIAKERKQMNLPFILRASTPSYAGSHADGYQWAVRAIVDQLAIDGPNEKFIGVFPGMVSPADLRHLREILTDFGMNFSIVPDYSDPLDGPVWGDYHKIPAGGTPVREITKLGRASAVIELASTISDKQSAASLLDKKFSTAVFRVGLPIGIRQSDKFFKVLEQITGCPTPSQHEAERGRLIDCYVDGHKYTFGKKVVIFGEEDFVVGMAAFCAEIGLKPVLCASGGKSGKLRECVLEVAPEIDPETPILEGVDFAEIEAATHTLKPDLLLGNSKGFSLSRKAGVPLIRTGFPIHDRISGPRSLHLGYRGAQRLFDTIVDKLMEIKQDSNDIGYTYI, from the coding sequence ATGAGTTGCGAATGCGGAAAAACCTGTGCACCGGTCGATAGCCCGGCCAACGCCTGCACAGCAGCGGATAAAGCCAAATGCGGCTGCGGCCCCGCCCCGGCGGACAAGCCGTTGACCGGCAAGAATTTCACCGCAACACGGAATGCCTGCAAGCTTTGCGCTCCGCTCGGCGCCAGCCTTGCGTTTCGTGGAATCGAAGGTTGCCTCCCCTTCCTCCACGGATCGCAAGGCTGCGCCACCTACATCCGCCGCTACATGATCAGCCATTTCCGCGAGCCGATGGACATTGCCTCTTCGAGCTTCGGCGAAGAGAGCGTCGTGTTCGGCGGCCGGCAGAATCTATTCGACGGCCTCAAGCACGTGATCGAGGGCTACCACCCGCAGGTGATCGGCATCGCCACCACCTGCCTGGCCGAAACCATCGGCGACGACGTGGACATGTATGTGAAGGAGTTCATTGCCAAGGAACGCAAGCAGATGAACCTGCCCTTCATCCTGCGCGCCTCGACCCCGAGCTATGCGGGCAGCCATGCCGACGGCTACCAGTGGGCGGTGCGGGCGATCGTCGACCAGCTCGCGATCGACGGGCCCAACGAAAAATTCATTGGCGTCTTCCCCGGCATGGTATCGCCGGCCGACCTGCGCCACCTGCGCGAAATCCTGACCGACTTCGGCATGAATTTTTCCATCGTTCCGGATTATTCCGACCCGCTCGATGGCCCGGTGTGGGGCGACTACCACAAGATTCCGGCCGGCGGCACCCCGGTGCGCGAAATCACCAAGCTCGGCCGGGCCTCGGCGGTGATCGAACTGGCCTCGACCATCTCCGACAAGCAGTCCGCCGCATCGCTGCTCGACAAAAAGTTTTCGACCGCCGTGTTCCGGGTTGGCCTGCCGATCGGCATCCGCCAGTCCGACAAGTTTTTCAAGGTGCTCGAACAGATCACCGGCTGCCCGACCCCCTCGCAGCACGAGGCGGAACGCGGGCGGCTGATCGACTGCTACGTCGATGGGCACAAATACACCTTCGGCAAGAAGGTCGTGATTTTCGGCGAGGAGGATTTCGTCGTCGGCATGGCCGCCTTCTGCGCCGAGATCGGGCTCAAGCCGGTGCTTTGCGCCTCCGGCGGCAAAAGCGGCAAGCTGCGCGAATGCGTTCTGGAGGTTGCCCCGGAAATCGATCCCGAAACCCCCATTCTCGAAGGCGTCGACTTCGCCGAAATCGAAGCCGCCACGCACACGCTCAAGCCCGACCTGCTGCTCGGCAACAGCAAGGGCTTCTCCCTCAGCCGCAAAGCCGGCGTCCCGCTGATCCGTACTGGGTTTCCTATCCACGACCGGATCAGCGGGCCTCGTTCCCTCCATCTGGGATACCGCGGCGCGCAGCGGCTCTTCGACACGATCGTCGACAAGCTTATGGAAATCAAACAAGACAGCAACGACATCGGATACACATATATTTGA
- the nifE gene encoding nitrogenase iron-molybdenum cofactor biosynthesis protein NifE, with protein MANESINLLEKRKSQVHVGGEFAMEAEKQSLAGSVSQRSCSFCGSRVVLYPIADAIHIVHGPIGCASYTWDIRGALSSGPELHRLSFSTDMQEKDVIYGGENKLYNAISELIDEYKPSAAFIYSTCIIGVIGDDVNAICKKVQAKKGIPVIPVDSEGFKGSKKEGYKAACDALFKLVGTDDNPTKVPNSINILGDFNLAGEIWIIKDYYERMGVNVVCSVSGDGRIDDIRKAGRAHLNIVQCSGSVSNLAKMLETEYGTPMKRASYFGIEDMSKALYDVADFFDDDEMRQGAQRVIQEEIAKLLPQLAPYRKDLQGKKAAVYTGGAFKVFSLVRSLRTLGMDVVVAGSQTGSVDDYKLLTELCDPGTIILDDTNPLELAKFVKEKDVDLFIGGVKERPIAYKLGVGFCDHNHERKEALAGFVGMLNFAKEVHSSVMSPVWQFAPRRANR; from the coding sequence ATGGCAAACGAATCAATCAACCTACTCGAGAAACGAAAAAGCCAGGTGCACGTCGGCGGCGAATTCGCGATGGAAGCCGAAAAGCAGAGTCTGGCGGGCTCGGTCAGCCAGCGCTCCTGCAGCTTCTGTGGTTCGCGGGTGGTGCTCTACCCGATCGCCGATGCCATCCACATCGTGCACGGCCCGATCGGCTGCGCCTCCTACACCTGGGATATCCGCGGCGCCCTCTCCTCCGGCCCCGAGCTGCACCGGCTGAGCTTTTCGACCGACATGCAGGAAAAGGATGTCATCTACGGCGGCGAGAATAAACTCTACAACGCCATCAGCGAACTGATCGACGAATACAAGCCCAGCGCCGCCTTCATCTATTCCACCTGCATCATCGGCGTGATCGGCGACGACGTGAACGCCATCTGCAAGAAGGTGCAGGCGAAAAAAGGCATCCCGGTCATCCCGGTCGATTCCGAAGGCTTCAAGGGCTCGAAGAAAGAAGGCTACAAGGCCGCCTGCGACGCCCTCTTCAAGCTTGTCGGCACCGACGACAACCCGACGAAGGTTCCGAACTCGATCAACATCCTGGGCGACTTCAACCTGGCCGGCGAAATCTGGATTATCAAGGACTACTACGAGCGCATGGGCGTGAACGTGGTCTGCTCGGTTTCGGGCGATGGCCGGATCGACGACATCCGCAAGGCCGGCCGCGCCCACCTCAACATCGTGCAGTGCTCCGGCTCGGTCAGCAACCTGGCCAAGATGCTGGAGACGGAATACGGAACGCCGATGAAGCGCGCCTCCTACTTCGGGATCGAAGACATGTCGAAGGCGCTCTACGACGTGGCCGATTTTTTTGATGACGACGAGATGCGGCAAGGTGCGCAACGCGTCATTCAGGAAGAAATTGCCAAGCTGTTGCCCCAGCTGGCGCCCTACCGGAAGGACCTCCAAGGGAAAAAGGCCGCGGTGTATACCGGCGGAGCCTTCAAGGTCTTTTCGCTGGTGCGCTCGCTGCGAACACTCGGCATGGACGTGGTGGTGGCCGGGTCCCAGACCGGATCGGTGGACGACTACAAGCTACTCACCGAACTCTGCGATCCGGGCACCATTATCCTCGACGACACCAACCCGCTCGAATTGGCCAAGTTCGTCAAGGAGAAGGATGTCGACCTCTTCATCGGCGGCGTCAAGGAGCGCCCGATCGCCTACAAGCTCGGCGTTGGCTTCTGCGACCACAACCATGAGCGCAAGGAAGCGCTGGCCGGCTTCGTCGGCATGCTGAACTTTGCCAAGGAAGTCCATTCGTCGGTGATGAGCCCCGTCTGGCAGTTCGCACCCCGGAGGGCAAACCGATGA
- a CDS encoding AAA family ATPase codes for MDETNSMAAEVERFAERFQKMREEVGRFIVGQEQIVEQVLTSVIAGGHVLLEGVPGLGKTALVHTLSQVMDLKFKRIQFTPDLLPADILGTNIMVDKDGSKVFEFQKGPIFTNILLADEINRATPKTQSALLETMQEKTVTVGGICHQLSRPYFVLATQNPIEMDGTYPLPEAQLDRFFFKLSVELPNHEEMGLILDRTTGIDRPEINKVISGEELIEMARTAAQVPVAQEVRDYLVRMVLATHPDNENAPHDVARFVRYGASPRAAQTLISAARIRALVQGRYHVAKDDINAVAVPALCHRVLLNFEGEAEGIDTADIIRSLAD; via the coding sequence ATGGACGAAACGAATTCGATGGCGGCGGAGGTGGAACGCTTCGCCGAACGGTTTCAAAAGATGCGCGAGGAAGTCGGCCGCTTTATCGTCGGCCAGGAACAGATTGTCGAGCAGGTGCTCACCTCGGTCATTGCGGGTGGCCATGTGCTGCTCGAAGGGGTTCCCGGGCTCGGCAAGACCGCGCTTGTGCATACGCTCTCGCAGGTGATGGATCTCAAGTTCAAGCGCATCCAGTTTACGCCCGATCTGCTGCCCGCCGACATCCTCGGCACCAACATCATGGTCGACAAGGACGGCTCCAAGGTCTTCGAATTCCAGAAGGGCCCCATCTTTACCAACATTTTGCTGGCCGACGAAATCAACCGCGCCACGCCCAAGACGCAGTCGGCCCTACTCGAAACCATGCAGGAAAAAACCGTCACCGTCGGCGGCATCTGCCATCAGCTCTCCAGGCCCTACTTCGTGCTCGCCACCCAAAATCCGATCGAGATGGACGGTACCTATCCGTTGCCCGAGGCGCAGCTCGACCGCTTCTTCTTCAAGCTCTCCGTCGAACTGCCCAACCACGAGGAGATGGGGCTCATCCTCGATCGCACCACCGGGATCGACCGCCCCGAAATCAACAAGGTGATCTCCGGCGAAGAGCTGATTGAGATGGCCAGGACCGCCGCGCAGGTGCCCGTCGCCCAGGAGGTGCGCGACTATCTCGTCCGCATGGTGCTCGCAACCCATCCCGACAACGAAAACGCGCCGCACGATGTCGCCCGTTTCGTACGCTACGGCGCCTCGCCGCGCGCCGCGCAGACGCTCATCTCCGCCGCGCGCATCCGCGCCCTCGTCCAGGGTCGCTACCACGTCGCCAAGGACGACATCAACGCCGTCGCCGTTCCCGCCCTCTGCCACCGCGTCCTCCTCAATTTCGAAGGCGAGGCCGAAGGCATCGACACCGCCGACATTATTCGGAGCCTTGCGGACTGA